In one Nicotiana sylvestris chromosome 8, ASM39365v2, whole genome shotgun sequence genomic region, the following are encoded:
- the LOC138876197 gene encoding uncharacterized protein — MVNSDFGVTSATTNIPEPSSPLFLLPSDAPGVSLVAVPFLGIGFGGWKRSMMVSLSARNKIGFIDGSCAKHVVNSSQYRQWDRYEVVNGTKVFEIKRELSSTYQGSLDIASYFNKIKKLWDELGAMRSSHANSCNCLAKEGLQREKEEDKVHQFLIGLNENKASLSCKYYKKPGHTIEKYYKPYGFPPNFKFTKGKSHESLVPGLTKEQYSQLLNLLQHSTLGESNSQPILMGSANFAGNTSSFPLCLNGSSTMHILTSVDRRAHSMKKLLELGRMDQGLYKFYLPVSALSNFVVSENSVSAFNNVVQGVEPLLNANIHVNSNFVAPSISCTAQHAMNKNDILWHHRLGHVPFVQMKHISFISHDLSSKQSFICHKVRSDNALELGSSNSAIQFFSDNGIIHQTTCPYTSQQNGVVERKHKHLLETSRALLFQSKLPVKFWGDCVLTTTYLINRFPSSVLSHKTLFELLYGVAPSYSHLKSFGCLCYATVPKCQRDKFQPRAFPCVFIGYPFAKKGYKLYNLQTKSVLFSRDVVFHESIFPYAISSSAPISSTFYDAPIVPHIVSP; from the exons ATGGTTAATTCTGATTTTGGGGTGACTTCCGCAACTACAAATATTCCTGAGCCCTCTAGTCCACTGTTTCTTCTCCCGTCTGATGCCCCTGGTGTGTCTCTTGTTGCTGTCCCATTTTTGGGCATTGGATTTGGGGGATGGAAGCGTAGTATGATGGTGTCTTTGTCTGCTAGAAACAAAATAGGCTTCATAGATGGGTCTTGTGCTAAGCATGTTGTGAATTCCTCTCAATATCGGCAGTGGGACAG atatGAGGTTGTTAATGGAACCAAAGTTTTTGAAATAAAGAGAGAGCTTTCTTCTACCTATCAGGGTTCTCTTGACATAGCTTCATATTTCAATAAAATTAAGAAACTATGGGATGAATTGGGGGCTATGCGCAGCAGTCATGCAAATTCCTGCAATTGTCTTGCTAAAGAGGGTCTtcaaagggaaaaagaagaagataaagtaCATCAATTCCTTATAGGTCTAAATGAG AATAAGGCCTCTTTGTCCTGCAAATACTACAAAAAGCCTGGTCATACTATTGAAAAATATTATAAACCCTATGGCTTTCCTCCAAACTTCAAGTTCACAAAGGGTAAAAG CCATGAGTCTTTAGTTCCTGGTCTCACCAAAGAACAGTACTCTCAGCTGCTTAATTTGCTTCAGCATTCTACACTAGGTGAATCCAATTCTCAGCCTATCCTAATGGGTTCTGCCAACTTTGCTGGTAatacttcttcttttcctttgtgTCTAAATGGTAGTTCTACTATGCACATTTTAACTAGTGTAGATAGAAGG GCCCATTCTATGAAGAAGCTTCTGGAACTTGGTAGAATGGACCAAGGATTATACAAATTCTATCTTCCTGTTTCTGCACTTTCTAATTTTGTTGTTTCTGAAAACTCTGTTTCTGCTTTCAATAATGTGGTACAAGGTGTTGAACCTTTATTGAATGCAAATATACATGTGAATTCTAATTTTGTTGCCCCTTCTATCTCTTGTACCGCTCAACATGCAATGAATAAGAATGATATTCTTTGGCATCACAGATTGGGGCATGTCCCTTTTGTGCAGATGAAACATATTTCTTTTATTTCTCATGATTTGTCATCTAAACAATCTTTTATATGTCAT AAGGTTAGAAGTGACAATGCTTTAGAGCTTGGGTCTTCTAACTCAGCCATTCAATTCTTTTCTGATAATGGCATCATCCACCAAACTACTTGTCCTTACAcatcacaacaaaatggtgtggtTGAAAGAAAACATAAACACTTACTTGAAACTTCAAGAGCTTTACTGTTTCAATCCAAACTCCCTGTCAAGTTTTGGGGAGATTGTGTTTTAACAACAACTTACCTTATAAATAGATTTCCTTCTTCAGTCTTATCTCACAAAACTCTTTTTGAATTATTGTATGGAGTTGCTCCTTCTTATTCCCACTTGAAATCTTTTGGTTGCCTTTGCTATGCTACAGTCCCTAAGTGTCAGAGGGATAAGTTTCAACCTAGAGCTTTTCCTTGTGTTTTCATTGGGTATCCATTTGCTAAAAAAGGTTACAAATTATACAATTTACAAACTAAGTCTGTTCTGTTCTCCAGAGATGTtgtatttcatgaatctatattTCCTTATGCTATTTCTTCTTCTGCCCCTATCTCTTCTACATTCTATGATGCTCCTATTGTGCCTCATATTGTTTCACCATAA
- the LOC104212428 gene encoding receptor-like protein kinase 5, with product MPLPSQQHGSFSTLLQSLPIETIFLRKMSKTKIIPAPQILLCIFTFVHFTFHVNSQPSSNKEKTILLQLKQQFSTTSPFFLNHWTSSSDHCTWPEISCTHDNSVSAIRLVNLNISKPIPPFICDLKNLTFLDVNYNIIPGPFPTLLYNCSNLEYLDLSFNFMNSSLPNDINRLSPKLQYFNITANFFTGDIPPAIGGLKQLKELQFASNAFHGSFPAEIGDLTNLESLNLNLNKFAPQEIPSSFTKLKKLKNIWMSEINLIGEIPESIGNMLALEFLDLSINGLSGSIPSSLFQTKNLTIVYLYTNRLTGEIPQIIESFNLEVIDLSDNSLTGKIPENFGELTKMTGLSLFMNQLSGNLPIGIGKLPVLADVKLFGNSLSGEIPPDFGRFSMLRDFQVFQNHFTGKLPEALCYNKGLLMMLAFNNNLTGELPESLGNCNSLRAVRVEKNRLTGKIPDGLWTAKNLSTFLLNDNLLIGQLPERVASNLSQVDIRNNQFSGELPAEMGTWYNLRVFRACNNLFTGKIPEELTVLPKLTELLLDGNKLSGSFPSNIVSWNSLTTLKTSRNQISGQIPAALGLLPNLIDLDLSSNLLSGEIPPEIGNLRLASLNLSSNRLTGRIPVELENAAFDRSFLSNPGLCASDPSVGLGFCKGKTGKSDKLPVKLLAALASVGGVATLVAALYSLFVLRSYRKRKQESVLTWKLTSFHKLDFTEADIVPYLTEKNTIGSGGSGQVYLVPLNRSRNCVAVKKIWNNQKLDHKLEKEFLAEVQILGTVRHSNIVKLLCCISSEESKLLVYEYMESRSLDIWLQQNKRLSNVSDLVLEWPKRLQIAIGAARGLCYMHHDCSPPIIHRDVKSSNVLLDSCFNAKIADFGLAKILAKPGDNTVTAVAGSFGYIAPEYARTTKVNEKIDVYSFGVILLELVTGKEANYGDEDSCLADWAWRRIQQGYPIVNVLDEAIKEPQYLDEMSNVFKLGIFCTSTFPSSRPTMKQVLQILFQCNNTLVYGEKKNETERDASPLLKNSRRERIEDNDDVGFISLI from the exons ATGCCATTACCAAGCCAACAACATGGTTCATTTTCAACACTCCTTCAATCATTACCCATAGAAACTATCTTCCTTAGAAAAATGTCCAAAACTAAAATAATCCCAGCTCCCCAAATCCTTCTCTGCATTTTCACTTTTGTCCATTTCACCTTCCATGTAAATTCCCAGCCTAGCTCCAATAAAGAAAAAACCATTTTACTTCAACTAAAACAACAATTTTCCACCACTTCTCCCTTCTTCCTCAACCACTGGACTTCATCATCAGACCACTGCACTTGGCCGGAGATCAGCTGCACACATGATAATTCAGTCAGCGCCATTCGTCTCGTTAATCTCAACATTTCCAAACCAATCCCACCATTTATTTGTGACCTCAAAAACCTCACCTTTCTTGATGTTAACTACAACATCATCCCTGGTCCTTTCCCTACTCTTCTTTACAACTGTTCCAATCTTGAATACTTAGACCTTTCTTTTAACTTCATGAACAGCAGCCTTCCTAATGACATCAACCGGCTTTCGCCTAAGCTTCAGTACTTCAACATAACAGCAAACTTCTTTACTGGTGACATTCCTCCAGCAATTGGAGGTCTAAAACAGCTCAAAGAACTTCAGTTTGCTTCAAACGCTTTCCATGGCTCTTTCCCTGCTGAAATTGGCGACTTGACAAATCTTGAATCTCTGAATTTAAATCTCAATAAGTTTGCACCTCAAGAAATACCATCAAGTTTTACCAAGTTGAAGAAACTCAAAAATATCTGGATGAGTGAAATAAATTTGATAGGAGAAATCCCAGAAAGCATTGGCAACATGTTAGCTTTGGAATTTTTGGACTTATCAATAAATGGATTGAGTGGTAGCATCCCTAGCAGTTTGTTTCAGACCAAGAATCTGACCATAGTTTATCTCTATACCAATAGATTGACAGGAGAGATTCCTCAGATTATTGAGTCCTTCAATTTGGAGGTTATTGATTTGTCTGACAACAGCTTAACAGGGAAGATACCAGAAAATTTTGGAGAGCTGACCAAAATGACAGGGTTATCTCTGTTTATGAACCAATTATCAGGGAATTTACCAATAGGCATAGGCAAATTGCCAGTATTGGCAGATGTTAAGCTTTTTGGGAACAGTTTATCTGGTGAAATTCCACCAGATTTTGGTCGGTTTTCGATGCTCAGAGATTTCCAGGTTTTCCAAAATCATTTTACTGGAAAATTACCAGAGGCTCTATGTTATAACAAGGGATTGCTTATGATGCTTGCTTTTAATAACAATCTTACAGGTGAGCTACCAGAATCTCTTGGAAACTGTAATAGTTTGAGGGCCGTTCGAGTTGAAAAAAACAGGCTTACTGGTAAGATTCCTGATGGTTTGTGGACAGCAAAGAATTTGTCAACTTTCTTGTTAAATGATAACTTGTTAATTGGTCAACTTCCAGAAAGAGTGGCATCAAATTTATCTCAGGTTGATATCAGGAATAACCAGTTTTCAGGTGAATTACCAGCTGAAATGGGTACTTGGTACAATTTAAGGGTATTCAGAGCATGCAATAATCTGTTTACTGGTAAAATTCCTGAAGAATTGACTGTTCTTCCAAAGTTAACAGAACTTCTGCTGGATGGTAATAAACTATCCGGGAGTTTTCCGTCGAATATAGTCTCTTGGAATTCTCTTACTACTTTAAAAACCAGCAGAAATCAGATTTCAGGACAAATACCAGCAGCACTTGGCCTTTTGCCAAACCTAATTGACTTGGACTTGTCAAGCAACCTGTTATCAGGTGAAATTCCACCTGAGATAGGTAACTTGAGGCTAGCCTCACTCAACCTTTCTTCCAATCGCCTAACTGGTAGAATCCCCGTTGAGTTAGAGAATGCAGCTTTTGATCGGAGCTTCTTAAGTAACCCTGGTCTTTGTGCAAGTGATCCATCAGTAGGACTTGGCTTTTGCAAGGGGAAAACGGGGAAGTCCGATAAGCTCCCCGTCAAACTTCTTGCTGCTCTTGCAAGTGTAGGTGGAGTAGCAACACTGGTGGCTGCTTTATATAGTTTGTTCGTGTTGAGAAGCTATAGGAAAAGAAAGCAAGAATCGGTTTTGACATGGAAGCTCACCTCATTTCACAAGTTAGACTTCACAGAGGCAGATATTGTACCATATCTTACTGAGAAGAACACAATTGGAAGTGGAGGATCAGGACAAGTCTACCTCGTGCCATTAAACCGTTCACGAAACTGTGTTGCTGTCAAGAAGATTTGGAATAACCAGAAGTTGGATCACAAGCTTGAAAAAGAGTTTCTAGCTGAAGTTCAAATATTAGGCACAGTTCGACACTCCAATATAGTGAAACTATTGTGCTGTATATCCAGTGAAGAGTCAAAGCTTCTTGTCTATGAATACATGGAGAGTAGGAGCTTGGATATATGGCTTCAGCAGAATAAGAGGTTAAGCAATGTTTCTGATTTAGTATTGGAATGGCCTAAGAGGCTGCAAATTGCAATTGGAGCTGCTCGAGGCTTGTGCTACATGCACCACGACTGCTCGCCACCTATTATTCATCGCGATGTGAAATCAAGCAATGTCCTTTTGGATTCTTGTTTCAATGcaaaaattgcagattttggcCTCGCCAAAATACTGGCCAAGCCTGGAGATAATACAGTGACAGCAGTGGCTGGCTCTTTTGGATACATCGCTCCAG AGTATGCACGTACAACTAAGGTGAATGAGAAGATCGATGTATATAGCTTCGGAGTCATCCTTTTGGAACTGGTAACTGGGAAAGAAGCCAATTATGGAGACGAGGACTCGTGCCTTGCAGACTGGGCGTGGCGTCGTATCCAACAAGGATATCCCATAGTCAATGTCTTAGATGAGGCGATAAAGGAGCCACAATACTTGGATGAAATGAGCAATGTGTTTAAGCTCGGGATCTTTTGCACTAGCACATTTCCTTCATCAAGGCCGACCATGAAGCAGGTTCTGCAAATCCTGTTCCAATGTAACAATACGCTGGTATatggagagaagaaaaatgaaaccgAACGTGATGCTTCACCGCTCCTCAAGAACTCCAGACGGGAGAGGATTGAGGATAATGATGATGTTGGTTTTATATCACTTATATAG